One region of Salvia miltiorrhiza cultivar Shanhuang (shh) chromosome 3, IMPLAD_Smil_shh, whole genome shotgun sequence genomic DNA includes:
- the LOC131016293 gene encoding non-specific lipid transfer protein GPI-anchored 5-like isoform X2, with protein MSLVMLVVVVVATLVKGGAAQSGCTVALMSLSPCLNYVSGNSSSPSASCCTSLSSVVGSQPQCLCTLLRGGGSSLGITVNQTLALALPGVCKVQTPPLSRCDDANAAPAPADAGAPSGSADEAPDSPTPTTPAVTDIPSGAGSKTVPRTDGSTTNSGSNVGPKMGVVVLMASLWAIS; from the exons ATGAGTTTGGTAatgttggtggtggtggtggtggcgacgCTTGTGAAGGGAGGTGCGGCGCAGTCGGGGTGCACGGTGGCGCTGATGAGCTTGAGCCCGTGCCTGAACTACGTGAGTGGAAACTCGTCGAGCCCGTCGGCGTCGTGCTGCACGAGCTTGTCGAGCGTGGTGGGGTCGCAACCGCAGTGCCTGTGCACGCTGCTCAGAGGCGGGGGCTCCAGCTTGGGCATCACGGTCAATCAGACCCTCGCGCTTGCTCTGCCCGGAGTGTGCAAGGTGCAGACGCCTCCACTCAGCCGCTGTGATG ATGCTAATGCTGCGCCTGCGCCTGCTGATGCTGGTGCTCCTTCTGGATCCGCTGACGAGGCGCCTGATTCTCCGACTCCAACAACACCGGCAGTCACTGATATTCCCTCAG GTGCAGGGTCTAAGACGGTTCCTAGGACTGATGGATCGACCACCAATTCAGGAAGCAATGTGGGACCAAAAATGGGCGTTGTTGTGTTGATGGCTTCATTATGGGCTATTTCTTGA
- the LOC131016293 gene encoding non-specific lipid transfer protein GPI-anchored 5-like isoform X1, producing the protein MSLVMLVVVVVATLVKGGAAQSGCTVALMSLSPCLNYVSGNSSSPSASCCTSLSSVVGSQPQCLCTLLRGGGSSLGITVNQTLALALPGVCKVQTPPLSRCDDANAAPAPADAGAPSGSADEAPDSPTPTTPAVTDIPSGAGAGSKTVPRTDGSTTNSGSNVGPKMGVVVLMASLWAIS; encoded by the exons ATGAGTTTGGTAatgttggtggtggtggtggtggcgacgCTTGTGAAGGGAGGTGCGGCGCAGTCGGGGTGCACGGTGGCGCTGATGAGCTTGAGCCCGTGCCTGAACTACGTGAGTGGAAACTCGTCGAGCCCGTCGGCGTCGTGCTGCACGAGCTTGTCGAGCGTGGTGGGGTCGCAACCGCAGTGCCTGTGCACGCTGCTCAGAGGCGGGGGCTCCAGCTTGGGCATCACGGTCAATCAGACCCTCGCGCTTGCTCTGCCCGGAGTGTGCAAGGTGCAGACGCCTCCACTCAGCCGCTGTGATG ATGCTAATGCTGCGCCTGCGCCTGCTGATGCTGGTGCTCCTTCTGGATCCGCTGACGAGGCGCCTGATTCTCCGACTCCAACAACACCGGCAGTCACTGATATTCCCTCAG GTGCAGGTGCAGGGTCTAAGACGGTTCCTAGGACTGATGGATCGACCACCAATTCAGGAAGCAATGTGGGACCAAAAATGGGCGTTGTTGTGTTGATGGCTTCATTATGGGCTATTTCTTGA